One Gimesia aquarii DNA segment encodes these proteins:
- a CDS encoding rhodanese-like domain-containing protein has protein sequence MSPHEVDCHTVKQKIDANHEFILLDCREQEEYDLVNISASRLLPMSEIQQRVSELEVHRSEEIIVYCHHGMRSLQVTNWLLQQGFANVKSMQGGIDAWSCEIDNSKIRY, from the coding sequence ATGTCTCCTCATGAAGTTGATTGTCACACCGTCAAACAAAAAATCGATGCAAATCATGAATTTATCTTACTCGATTGTCGGGAACAAGAAGAATATGACTTAGTCAATATCTCAGCATCCCGACTGTTGCCTATGAGTGAGATTCAGCAGCGTGTATCGGAGTTGGAAGTACATCGCTCAGAAGAGATTATTGTCTACTGCCATCATGGTATGCGTAGTTTGCAAGTGACTAACTGGTTGTTGCAGCAGGGCTTTGCAAATGTCAAAAGCATGCAGGGAGGAATTGATGCCTGGTCCTGTGAAATTGATAATTCGAAAATACGATATTGA
- a CDS encoding sulfatase, with product MSGLVLESVSAEPKQAAASHHQPPNFIVIFCDNLGYGDIEPFGSTVNRTPCLNRMAREGRKFTHFCVTAGVCTPSRASIMTGCYSQRVGMHWNPRDGQVLRPISPYGLHPDEITVAEILKDKGYKTGMIGKWHLGDQPPFLPTAQGFEYFYGIPYSDDMTQAVGKRLGERFEGNQWPPLPVMLNDKVIEAGVDRNLLTKQYTEKAVEFIEQNQDQPFFLYFPQAMPGSTQKPFSSEAFRGKSKNGPWGDSIEELDWSTGQILDKLVELGIDQNTLVIWTSDNGSPMARNMASTERGTNNPLHGRGYTTAEGAFRVPTIMWWPKTIPAGTVCEELTTTMDLLPTFAHLSKAKVPTDRIIDGHDIRPLMVGKAGAKTPYDVFYYYAMDQLQAVRKGPWKLFLPLKNFSRHPHFKKGESSKPLLFNVVTDISSEHNVAEQHPEIVKELMILAEKGRADLGDTNRPGANQRKPGKIENPLPPTLETTSRN from the coding sequence ATGTCAGGCCTCGTGCTGGAATCGGTGTCTGCTGAACCGAAACAAGCTGCCGCTTCTCATCATCAGCCTCCCAATTTTATTGTCATCTTTTGTGATAATCTGGGCTATGGTGATATCGAACCCTTTGGCTCTACCGTCAACCGGACACCCTGTTTAAATCGAATGGCGAGAGAAGGTCGTAAGTTTACCCATTTCTGTGTGACCGCCGGTGTCTGCACTCCTTCTCGTGCTTCGATTATGACGGGTTGTTATTCTCAACGGGTTGGTATGCATTGGAATCCCCGCGATGGTCAAGTTCTACGCCCGATTTCTCCCTATGGTTTACATCCGGACGAGATCACTGTGGCGGAAATTTTGAAAGACAAAGGTTACAAAACCGGGATGATCGGGAAATGGCATTTGGGTGATCAGCCCCCGTTTCTCCCTACGGCACAAGGTTTTGAATACTTTTATGGGATTCCTTACAGTGATGACATGACTCAAGCTGTTGGCAAACGACTCGGAGAACGGTTTGAAGGAAATCAATGGCCTCCCCTGCCTGTGATGTTAAATGACAAGGTTATCGAAGCAGGCGTCGATCGCAATTTGTTAACTAAACAATATACCGAGAAGGCAGTCGAATTTATTGAGCAGAATCAAGATCAACCATTCTTTCTCTATTTTCCTCAAGCAATGCCAGGCAGTACACAAAAACCTTTTTCCAGTGAAGCTTTTCGTGGCAAAAGTAAAAATGGTCCCTGGGGAGACAGCATCGAAGAACTCGATTGGTCAACCGGACAAATTCTGGATAAGCTTGTTGAGTTGGGCATCGACCAAAACACGCTTGTCATCTGGACGTCAGACAACGGCTCGCCAATGGCCAGGAACATGGCCAGCACCGAGCGAGGTACCAATAATCCATTGCACGGTCGTGGATACACGACGGCGGAAGGAGCGTTCCGTGTGCCAACAATCATGTGGTGGCCGAAAACGATTCCCGCGGGAACGGTTTGTGAAGAGCTAACGACGACCATGGATTTACTGCCTACTTTTGCACATCTTTCAAAGGCAAAAGTGCCCACGGATCGGATCATCGATGGTCATGATATCCGTCCACTCATGGTCGGCAAAGCAGGTGCGAAAACGCCGTATGATGTTTTTTACTATTATGCAATGGATCAGTTACAAGCAGTGCGTAAGGGGCCTTGGAAACTTTTCCTGCCTCTAAAAAATTTCAGTCGCCATCCTCACTTTAAAAAGGGAGAAAGCTCAAAACCACTTTTGTTTAATGTGGTGACCGACATTAGTTCCGAACACAATGTGGCTGAGCAACATCCGGAGATTGTGAAAGAACTGATGATTCTAGCGGAAAAAGGCCGCGCTGATTTAGGCGATACAAATCGTCCTGGCGCCAATCAACGAAAACCCGGGAAAATTGAGAACCCCCTGCCACCCACGCTTGAAACAACGTCTAGAAATTAG
- a CDS encoding Nramp family divalent metal transporter, with the protein MTEEQSTTVRPHWWQRIGPGLVTACVVIGPGSILTSSKLGSEHGYSMIWVVLVSVIFMLIYTSLGAKLGAVTNESTCTLLAQKVGRPLTVLIGCGVFFISAAYQFGNNLGVHSALENYTDFKYGIVIFNAISIAFLFGFKNLYKLIERLMSVFVGLMLASFAINLFFAKPNLLEMAQGIIPGSGGNGVDSILNISLLGLVGTTFVITAAFYQSYLARFKGWTVKDLKDGRIDARVSAGIMALITIMIMSTAAAVLRGQDLRGVGDVGNALKPLFGEKGQVLFCIGLFSAAYSSFIVNSMIGGFILSDSLGLGSTPQHKSTRILTAVVLLTGMFVALYVIESGIRPVAAIVAAQAVTVVAAPLAAGGLLLLTGSKKVMGEHRNGVLMNIFAGIGFLLLLGMAWYIATQKVIPEIQKMRGQSAAVAPVENLE; encoded by the coding sequence GTGACTGAAGAACAATCGACAACTGTCAGGCCACATTGGTGGCAGCGAATTGGCCCTGGATTAGTAACCGCCTGTGTTGTGATTGGCCCGGGCAGCATTTTGACGAGTTCCAAGCTTGGTTCCGAGCATGGCTATAGCATGATCTGGGTTGTACTCGTCTCGGTCATCTTCATGCTCATCTATACTTCATTGGGCGCAAAGCTGGGAGCGGTAACCAATGAATCAACTTGTACATTATTAGCTCAAAAGGTTGGCAGACCATTAACTGTGTTAATAGGATGTGGCGTCTTTTTCATTTCTGCCGCCTATCAGTTTGGGAATAATCTGGGTGTTCACTCGGCCCTCGAAAATTACACTGATTTTAAATACGGCATTGTAATATTCAACGCGATCTCAATTGCATTTTTGTTCGGCTTTAAGAACCTCTATAAACTCATCGAACGTCTGATGTCTGTTTTTGTTGGTCTCATGCTGGCGTCTTTCGCTATCAATCTCTTTTTTGCGAAACCGAATTTGCTGGAAATGGCACAAGGAATTATTCCCGGTTCTGGTGGGAATGGTGTCGATTCGATTCTTAATATTTCTCTCCTGGGGCTTGTTGGTACAACTTTTGTCATCACTGCCGCCTTCTACCAATCCTATCTGGCTCGGTTCAAAGGCTGGACAGTAAAAGACCTGAAAGATGGTCGGATTGATGCCCGTGTCAGTGCCGGCATTATGGCCTTAATCACGATCATGATTATGTCCACCGCAGCTGCCGTGCTTAGAGGACAAGATCTTAGAGGGGTCGGTGATGTAGGAAACGCTTTGAAGCCCCTGTTTGGCGAAAAAGGACAAGTTTTATTTTGTATCGGTTTGTTTTCTGCTGCCTATTCGTCCTTCATTGTAAACTCGATGATTGGTGGATTTATTTTATCAGACAGCCTGGGATTAGGTAGCACACCTCAACACAAATCGACACGTATACTGACAGCCGTCGTTTTACTTACAGGAATGTTTGTCGCCCTCTACGTCATCGAATCAGGAATTCGTCCTGTTGCTGCAATCGTAGCGGCACAGGCAGTCACAGTCGTAGCTGCACCGTTAGCTGCAGGTGGACTACTCTTGTTAACCGGCAGTAAAAAAGTGATGGGCGAACATCGTAATGGTGTTTTAATGAATATTTTCGCAGGTATCGGTTTCTTGTTACTCTTAGGAATGGCCTGGTATATCGCAACCCAGAAAGTGATTCCTGAAATTCAGAAAATGCGGGGGCAATCGGCGGCAGTAGCGCCGGTGGAAAATTTGGAATAG